A region of the Streptococcus oralis Uo5 genome:
AATTCCTAGATTGGTTCGTGAGATTATTGGTTTAGATAGAGAGGCTGCCAATCAAGTTTTTTCTAAATTTTTATCGGATGAGAGTCTCAATGCCAAGCAGATTTCCTTTGTGAAATTGATTGTAGATTACATTGTAGAGAATGGTTGCTTGGAGACCAAAGTTTTAACACAAGAACCGTTTAAATCGTATGGTTCAGTTCAACTACTCTTTCAACACCAACTCCCTATACTTCGTAATATTGTCCAAACAATTGAACTCATTAATGATCGAGCTGGAGAAGCAGCATAAATAATAAGAGGTTATAAATGCAAACGCAAGAAGAAATGAATGTTCTGGTACCGGAAAAATTAGCAGAAATTGAGCGTGATTTCGATGTCAAAGTTTTGTGGGCTATTGAGTCTGGTAGTCGTGCTTGGGGATTTGAGTCTCCTGATAGTGACTTTGATGTGCGATTTATCTACAAACACAAGCAGGATTTTTATCTCCGTTTGAATGAACAGCGTGATGTTATCGAGCTACCAATTGACGATACTTGGGACGTGAGTGGCTGGGATTTAGACAAGACTTTAAAACTCCTTTATAAGTCTAATCCTACACTATTTGAATGGTTACAGTCACCAATTGTTTATCAACAAACGGATTTTATTGAGCGCATACGTCCACTTGCCAACCAGTATTTTTCTGAGAAAAAAATGCTCCACCATTACTTGAACACTGCAAGAACTCAAACAAATAAGTATCTTTCAGGAGACAAGGTCAAACCTAAAAAGTATTTCTATGCGCTGCGTCCTATTTTAGCCTGTCGCTGGATTGAAAAATACCATTCTGTTCCACCGATTTTGTTTGATGATTTGGTCAAAGAATTACTTCCGTCTCAAATGCAGGAGCATGTTTCAAGATTGCTAGACATTAAGATAAATGGGCCTGAAGGTATGGAAATTGATCCGATAATGCCAATTCAAGATTATATTTTAGATAATATCCAAGAACTGGATACTTACGTTCAAAGTGTTACAGAGAAAAAGAAAGACTGGAAAACTCTCAATCAATTTTTCCTTGAAGAATTAGGGCATGACTGAGGTTGTTTATGGGGAAATGGACATGTAAATGCGGGCACGCAATGAACAACCATAGAGCGCCTGATCCAAATGCTTATTCAGTTTATTCGGATGAGTTGTTTGAAGAAATCATAAATAAAGCTGACGACCATAATAAAATTTCTTATAATGATATTTCTGAAGCTTCCTTTTATATGTGGAAGTGCCCTGAGTGTGGTAGTTTCATGGTTTTTGGTGAAGACGGGGATGGAGACCGCTTTACTTTTTATGAACGCCAAGAAGTAGAAAAGGTAGAGCCTCTCTTTGATCCAGATCAAGAGTTAAATCTTGTTGTGGTTGAGTTTCAGGAGGGAGGGAATGGCTATACTTATATCTGCGATGAACCAAATATCCATATTGGGCACGCTGTTATTGTCCCAGTAGGGAAGGAAAATACTGAAAAAACTGCTTTAGTTGTACAGAAGTATCATGCCTTACCAAAGGATATCACTTTTCTGTTGAAATGTTAAAACGTGTCATTCGTAGGTATTCACATTTCGACCCAATCACTTCGAAAAACGTTTTTAGAAATTTAAAAAAGTTAGGAAGAATTCTAGATGTTTGCTCTAAAAACGCTAACCCCAACTCTCAGCAAACATATTATAGTATCAAAACTCCTTTAGTATATTTCTGGTTAGAATTAAATGGAGTTCCGATTCCAATGAAAATCACACAGATTCAAGTCAAAGATAAAAAATACCAAGTTGATAGCGCCCTTTATATAAAACCTTCAGAGATTAACTGTAGAAGATTCTATGAACTGGAATTATGTGCAGATTTTGATATTGATGCTTCTAGATGGATTGATGTTCTCTCTGATGAAAACGTTTGGGGAAATACTTGGGAACTAAATGGTTTTCAATTTGGTATTACTGCAGGGGAGTCTCCAGAATTTGAAGACGAAGTTGTAGCAAGAAAGTATAGTCGTGTCCCACTTTATTATGACTGGCACCCTGAATTTGAAGATTATTATGGCTTCAGTTTAGCTTGGAAAAAATACGAGTCTGATAGCGATTTGTCAATAGATTTCTATACAACGTAAGATGCAGGAGAAAATGTATGAATAAAGCATGGGATTTATTGTTTGAGGGTAAGATTAATGAGGCTAAAAAATTAGTTGAAGCTGATTTTTTATTGGAAACTTGCACAGATTTTAGTTTGTTAAATTTGATGGGGTATATTTATCTTGAAGAGCAAAAATACAACGAGTGCTTAAGTATCTATCAGCGTTACATTGACTTAGCACGAACTAAAAGTGACCCAGAAAATGAACATATAGGCTATCATCAGTTAGCCATGGTTTATCGTGAAATGAATGAATTTCAAACGGCACTTTTCTATATCGAAAGAGAGCAAAAAGTCATTGAAGAAGCTTTTACAGAGGATACCCTCAAATCTTCTGTTAACAATTATGAGCAAGGTTATTTACGATTAAAGCTAGGGAAAGTAGCAGAAGCATTCATGTATATGGAACAGTCCTTAAAACAAGCTTTGCAAACAGATGATTTGATTGCCCAAGCTTGTGCTTATAGAGGTTTAGGAGAGATTGGTTCGATACAAAATCCTGAAGAATCACATGAAAATTTTTTACAAGCTATCGCTCTTTTTGAAAAGGCAGGCGATCAGATTGGTGCTCAAGAGGTTAGAAAATTGCTAAATAATAAAAAGTAGCCTGCAAAGGCTACTTTTTATTAAAACACGCGATATACATAAGGATTTTCTGGTTTGTCTACTTTTGTGAAACTCTCAACCTCCAGTGTTGGGAGTTTTTGTTTGAGTTCTTTATGGTAATGGAGGGTCAGGGTTCCTCTAGCGGTAATCCAGGTATTATCAGGATACTGGCGTGAGTTCCCCTTTGTCAAGAGTCCATATACACCAGAATCGGCTATACAGTGGATGATTCCAAAGCGAAAGAGGAACTGGCTATCTTCATGGCTAGGATCGTTATAGACGAAGCCTGTAAACTCGATTTTCTTTCCTTCAAACTCTTGAGGGTAGTCATAGAGAACTTCCATGACTTCCATATAGTTTTCATCAGTGATGTGAATGGTTTGCTGGGAGAGGTATTTATCAGCTGTAGTCCTCATTTCCTTTTCATAAGCAGATTTGGAAAAATAGGTGCTGGTATCGGGTTTGAGGTATTGACTGGATGTGCCTTCACTTGCCTGAATAGCTGTGTTGATTCCCTCAGCAAGTGGGAAATGGTATCCCTTAGCAGATACAGTTCTCGAGTCCAAACTTACTGTCGGAAAGGCAACTCCAATCAAGAGAGGTAGTGACAGTAAAAGGATGCTGATTCGTCTAGATCGACGACTTTCAAAATGGCTGTGAGAGTTGATTTTCTTGATCCAGATATAGAATTGGACCAGAGCCAACAGAAGAGAAAGGACCATAGAGATATAGACTAGATAGGAATAGTGGAGATTGATGTATTGACTGAGCTTGCCAGATAGCTGCAGATACAGAGTTAGGGCAAAATAACCCAGTAAAATGAGAAATCGGATCATAGCATCACTCCTATCATGTAAGAATAAAGCAAGACAAGCACTGTCACGATGCCCATGAATTGCCAGATGAAGCGCGCTTTGAGATAGTGTTTCATCATGAGGAGATTTTTGATATCAAGCATGGGGCCAATGACCAGAAAAGCAAGGACTGGCGCTAGGCCGAAGCTCGAGAGGAGAGAAGCACCGATAAAGGCGTCCGCCTCGCTACAAAGAGAGAGGAGAAAGGCTAGAAACATGAGCAAGAGAATCGCAAGGACTGGACTTGCGCTGATAGAGGTCAAGATCTGAGTCGGGACATAGACCTGCACGATAGCCGCAAAGAGACAGCCAAAGACCAAGTAACGCCCCATATCGAAAAACTCGTCAATAGCCTGTATAAAGACCTGAAAGACCTTTCTAGCAGGACTCAAGTGTGAAAAGTCATGTTCGTGACAAGTAATAGAATTCTCTTTTTGAATGGGTTCCTTCCAGAAAAATCCTAGGAAAATCCCCAGAATCAAAGCAATCACAATAGCTCCCAGAGCTCGCAAGAAGGCAAGTTTTATTGAATTGCCAAAGGCAGAATATGTGGCTAAAAGAACGATAGGATTGATAATGGGAGCAGTCACCAGAAAAGGAACGGCCGTGTAGCTGGGCACTTTCTTTTCCAAAAAACGATTGATAATCGGAACGATTCCACATTCGCAAGAAGGAAAGAGAAAGCCAATGAAGGTACCAAAAAAGATCCTCCCCCAACGATTGCGAGGAAGAAACTCATAAACTTTATCAGGTGTGATATAGACCTCAATCAACCCCGAAATGAGACTCCCAATCAGGACAAAAGGAAGGGCTTCAATCATGATGGAGAGAAAAATAGCTCCCGCTTGTAATACACTAGGAGGAAGAGATTGGAAAACAGTCATCTATTTTTTCTTCTCAACTTTTTCTTTTTTATCTTTGTCATCTGGGAAAGTGACCTGTGTTAAGTCAGGAAGTTTTGCGAATTCTTCAAACATCTTGTCCAAATCATCCGTTTTTGTAAATTTAACAGCCATGGGCCTACCTCTTTTCTATATTCTATCTCTATTATACTATTATTTTGTGGAAAAGGGATTATTTTGATAATCAAAGAGGTAAAAAAGGGTAGGACGAAACAAGGGCTGTCCCTTATGGTATAATATCCATACCTCTGATACTTTCTTTGAGTAGTTAGCCAAACTTTTTGTTCAGTAATATACCTATTTGCTGATTAATTTCTATTGTGGTGTTAATTTCATAAACTTCAGTGTGTTTGATGAACTACTCAAAACTTATTACCGCAAAATCAATAACGCCGTTTTTAGCGGTTAGATTGTTAATAAACACTGGTAAGTTGATTGCTGTTAGGCATCCTATAAATTCGGTGCAGATCCATTTTGGTATCAATGCCCAAAAGTTTTGTTGGTTGATTTTATTGCCAAGTTTGACTAATTCTGTTTAACGTTATAGTCGTTCATAATTTCTTTATTAATTAATTTATTAATACTCGAGAAGGATTACTCTGTTTGTTAAGGAAATCAAGCTTTTTTTATGTAAGATTTACAGTCTGGAAATAAATCTCCAAATTCGAATTGAAAGAGTATCTTGAGGAGAAAAATCCGATATATGGGCAGACAATGGTGTTTTAGAGTGTGGATTATTGGGGAAAGTATATTACAGGCTAAAAGGTTGATTGCTATCTTCAAAGATTTTACTTCATCTGAATACTCAAGCAGACAAGTGCATCTTAGGAATTTTATCGTTACTTGAATCATGAAACATCTGAAATTTTTTTCATCAACTTGCTTCCATTCTAACTTAAAATTATTAAAAAGAGATAGCTTGATTCTTTCTCTAGTTTTTTGAAGAAATTGGAAGTTCGTAAGCAACAAGAAGATTGTGAGAACTGACTCAAAATATGCTATAATAGAATCAGAAAAATTTGAAAAACCCGAAGGGTACCCTTCCTTTATTATATTCATAATAAAGGAAGGGTACCCTTCCTTTATTATATTCATAATAAAGGAATCCTATCAGTCCTTCGCTAAATTATAACTGAAAGGTAAACTTTATATGAAACAAGAACTGGAACACCTTCTGGCACAAAATGACACCTTTATGGTGGAAGGTGTGATCAATAAGAATAAATTAGCAGTGCTTGCAAGACAATATAATCCTGAACTTCTTAATATCTTGATGAGTGATGAAAAAATCTCTAATCACTTCTTTTCTAAGCTGGAGACAGGTATTCTCGTCTTTAAGAAGGATGTCTTTTTACAGTTTCTCAACAACAAGGAGTTCTTACCAGATAGCTTTACCGCGTATAAAACTAAAATTGGGTTAGCGACAGGTGAGAAGTACCTGTCTGAAAACAATGATGTTGTATTGAATTTTCCATACAAAGATTGCATACTTGAGGGTGGACAGACTAAGGATGATGCTAAACGTCAAGAGATTTTCTTTAACGAAACGCTTGCACCAACGGAAATTAATCGTTTACTGGATGATAAGGTTTTGACCAACTTTAAACGCTATGACGAAACTGGCGAGCATAACGTGGAAGAGATAAAAGATACTGATAATCTTATCATTAAAGGGAATAATCTTATCGCTTTGCATAGTTTGAAAAAACGCTTTGCTGGAAAAGTTAAGTTGATTTATATTGATGTTCCTTACAATACAGGGAATGATAGTTTCAGATATAATGATAGTTTTAATCATTCATCGTGGTTAACTTTTATGAAAAATAGATTAATAATTTCAAAAAAGCTACTGTCAATAGATGGCTTAATATTTGTACAATGCGATGATAATGAACAAGCATACTTAAAAGTTATGATGGATGAGATTTTTGGTAGTGAAAATTTTATAAATTGTATTGCTGTAAAAATGAGTGAAGCAAGTGGTGTAAAAATGAATCACGCTAAATCTAGAATGCCTAAACTAAAAGAATATATTTTATTGTACAAAAAAGAAGGTTTTAGAGAATTCAATGAAATAGATAAGTATCGAGTAGATACTTGGGATAATGAAAATAATATATTTTTGGAGAATTTTTCTATTACTGATAGGCAAAGATTAATAGATATTGAAACTCAGGATGAAAATAGTGATGAAGAAGTGTTTGAAGCTAACGAAATACTTAGAGATGTTATAAAAGTGTCTTTATCTGATAAGATAAAGGAGATGAACTTTAAAGACGAGGATGATAAAAACAATTGGTTGTTTGAAAACAGTTATAGAATCGTCAAAACTGCAGGCTCTTCTGGTTATGCTAAGATTGTTAAGTCTTTAGAAAGTATACCAGACCAACAATTGGCTTCAGCACTGTCTAAGAAAAAAACAATTTTTTATTATATTACAGAATTTAACCGAGAAACGAAGCAACCACGGCTACAAGTTATTTTTGCAGATTCGAATATTTTCAAAAATCCATGCGATTTTTGGCAAGATATAAAAACAACAGGAGCGATAGC
Encoded here:
- a CDS encoding DNA polymerase beta superfamily protein produces the protein MQTQEEMNVLVPEKLAEIERDFDVKVLWAIESGSRAWGFESPDSDFDVRFIYKHKQDFYLRLNEQRDVIELPIDDTWDVSGWDLDKTLKLLYKSNPTLFEWLQSPIVYQQTDFIERIRPLANQYFSEKKMLHHYLNTARTQTNKYLSGDKVKPKKYFYALRPILACRWIEKYHSVPPILFDDLVKELLPSQMQEHVSRLLDIKINGPEGMEIDPIMPIQDYILDNIQELDTYVQSVTEKKKDWKTLNQFFLEELGHD
- a CDS encoding SPJ_0845 family protein produces the protein MAVKFTKTDDLDKMFEEFAKLPDLTQVTFPDDKDKKEKVEKKK
- a CDS encoding tetratricopeptide repeat protein, which produces MNKAWDLLFEGKINEAKKLVEADFLLETCTDFSLLNLMGYIYLEEQKYNECLSIYQRYIDLARTKSDPENEHIGYHQLAMVYREMNEFQTALFYIEREQKVIEEAFTEDTLKSSVNNYEQGYLRLKLGKVAEAFMYMEQSLKQALQTDDLIAQACAYRGLGEIGSIQNPEESHENFLQAIALFEKAGDQIGAQEVRKLLNNKK
- a CDS encoding DNA methyltransferase, which produces MKQELEHLLAQNDTFMVEGVINKNKLAVLARQYNPELLNILMSDEKISNHFFSKLETGILVFKKDVFLQFLNNKEFLPDSFTAYKTKIGLATGEKYLSENNDVVLNFPYKDCILEGGQTKDDAKRQEIFFNETLAPTEINRLLDDKVLTNFKRYDETGEHNVEEIKDTDNLIIKGNNLIALHSLKKRFAGKVKLIYIDVPYNTGNDSFRYNDSFNHSSWLTFMKNRLIISKKLLSIDGLIFVQCDDNEQAYLKVMMDEIFGSENFINCIAVKMSEASGVKMNHAKSRMPKLKEYILLYKKEGFREFNEIDKYRVDTWDNENNIFLENFSITDRQRLIDIETQDENSDEEVFEANEILRDVIKVSLSDKIKEMNFKDEDDKNNWLFENSYRIVKTAGSSGYAKIVKSLESIPDQQLASALSKKKTIFYYITEFNRETKQPRLQVIFADSNIFKNPCDFWQDIKTTGAIANEGGVQLPNGKKPEKLLQRIIKMSTKESDVVLDYHLGSGTTAAVAHKMNRQYIGIEQMDYIEELVVNRLKNVINGEQTGISKDVNWTGGGSFVYAELKNDAQDFKNAIIQAITTEELLELFELAKKSSFLSYRIDPKKLKANEFEKLSLAEQKQIMFEIIDNNNLYVNYSDIDDIDYGISAQDKKLNHAFYGKEQ
- a CDS encoding TIGR03943 family putative permease subunit; protein product: MIRFLILLGYFALTLYLQLSGKLSQYINLHYSYLVYISMVLSLLLALVQFYIWIKKINSHSHFESRRSRRISILLLSLPLLIGVAFPTVSLDSRTVSAKGYHFPLAEGINTAIQASEGTSSQYLKPDTSTYFSKSAYEKEMRTTADKYLSQQTIHITDENYMEVMEVLYDYPQEFEGKKIEFTGFVYNDPSHEDSQFLFRFGIIHCIADSGVYGLLTKGNSRQYPDNTWITARGTLTLHYHKELKQKLPTLEVESFTKVDKPENPYVYRVF
- a CDS encoding permease yields the protein MTVFQSLPPSVLQAGAIFLSIMIEALPFVLIGSLISGLIEVYITPDKVYEFLPRNRWGRIFFGTFIGFLFPSCECGIVPIINRFLEKKVPSYTAVPFLVTAPIINPIVLLATYSAFGNSIKLAFLRALGAIVIALILGIFLGFFWKEPIQKENSITCHEHDFSHLSPARKVFQVFIQAIDEFFDMGRYLVFGCLFAAIVQVYVPTQILTSISASPVLAILLLMFLAFLLSLCSEADAFIGASLLSSFGLAPVLAFLVIGPMLDIKNLLMMKHYLKARFIWQFMGIVTVLVLLYSYMIGVML